A region from the Lolium perenne isolate Kyuss_39 chromosome 4, Kyuss_2.0, whole genome shotgun sequence genome encodes:
- the LOC127292096 gene encoding receptor-like cytoplasmic kinase 176, translating to MGNCWGARIKDGSTHPGTSGMFSRSSGKDGSRLSACSSRASSASMPPSAKTECEILQSANVKVFSYNDLRLATRNFRPDSVLGEGGFGSVYKGWIDEHTLSACKPGTGIPVAVKRLNQEGLQGHREWLAEVNYLGQFCHTNLVKLIGYCLEDEYRLLVYECMPRGSLENHLFRRGSHFQPLSWNLRMKVALGAAKGLAYLHSAEAKVIYRDFKTSNILLDTDYTAKLSDFGLAKDGPVGEKSHVSTRVMGTYGYAAPEYLSTGHLTAKSDIYSFGVVLLEMLSGRRAIDKNRPQGEHNLVEWARPYLTHKRKIFRVLDTRLEGQYSLSGAQTIAALAVECLKFESKMRPSMDAVVTILEGIQDSGEAARKLASDPKGAGRKMTSASVGRNSDKPRRKSSNDLQKAAGRDPKTSVLHSS from the exons ATGGGGAACTGCTGGGGCGCACGGATCAAGGATGGGAGCACCCACCCCGGCACCTCAG GAATGTTCTCAAGGAGTAGTGGCAAAGATGGAAGTAGGCTTAGTGCCTGCAGCAGTCGAGCCTCTTCTGCTTCCATGCCTCCAAGTGCGAAGACTGAATGTGAGATCTTGCAGTCAGCCAATGTTAAGGTCTTCAGCTATAATGATCTCAGGTTAGCTACAAGGAACTTCCGTCCTGACAGTGTGCTTGGCGAAGGAGGGTTTGGATCTGTCTATAAAGGATGGATTGATGAGCATACATTGTCAGCTTGCAAACCTGGCACCGGAATACCTGTTGCTGTGAAAAGACTCAACCAGGAAGGTTTGCAAGGGCACCGAGAGTGGTTG GCGGAAGTTAATTACCTTGGCCAATTTTGCCATACCAACCTTGTCAAGCTAATTGGGTATTGCTTGGAAGATGAGTACCGGCTGCTAGTGTATGAGTGCATGCCACGTGGGAGCTTGGAAAATCATCTTTTCAGGA GAGGCTCACACTTTCAACCTCTTTCGTGGAACCTAAGAATGAAGGTTGCACTTGGAGCTGCAAAAGGACTAGCCTACCTTCATAGTGCAGAGGCTAAAGTTATTTATAGGGACTTTAAGACATCCAATATTCTTCTTGACACA GACTATACTGCAAAACTCTCTGATTTTGGATTGGCAAAGGATGGTCCTGTTGGTGAGAAGAGTCATGTGTCCACAAGGGTAATGGGAACATATGGTTATGCAGCTCCAGAATATCTGTCAACAG GCCATCTTACTGCAAAGAGCGACATCTACAGCTTCGGGGTAGTGCTTCTGGAGATGCTGTCTGGTCGTCGAGCCATCGACAAGAACCGGCCCCAGGGAGAGCACAACCTCGTTGAATGGGCCAGGCCATATCTCACGCACAAGCGCAAGATATTCCGCGTCCTGGATACCAGACTGGAAGGCCAATATTCCCTCAGCGGTGCGCAGACCATTGCTGCCCTCGCCGTCGAGTGCCTGAAGTTCGAATCAAAGATGAGGCCGTCCATGGACGCTGTGGTCACAATTCTGGAAGGTATTCAGGACTCCGGCGAGGCAGCCCGGAAACTGGCATCAGACCCCAAGGGTGCAGGCAGAAAGATGACCAGCGCGAGCGTCGGCAGGAACAGCGACAAACCTCGCCGGAAAAGCTCGAATGACCTTCAGAAGGCGGCCGGACGAGACCCAAAGACGTCGGTGCTTCACTCGTCGTAG